Part of the Henckelia pumila isolate YLH828 chromosome 2, ASM3356847v2, whole genome shotgun sequence genome is shown below.
GTTGTGCCACTATGGTAGAACTCATGGTAGAACACCGGTTGAATTCGGGATAAATTGTTTCGGATTGTACtagttttatgaagtttttaaaattagtttattttattaaaaaattatttttatattaatttttttattaaaattaccGAAAAGTTGTGTACTGACGTAGCACAAGAAATTTGTTTATAACTTAAgcacttaatattcatattAATAGTGTAATTAATAAAactaattataattattttaaaattttagtcaattaattaatttatgaaacattagagaaattaattaaatgaaatGACTTTTATTTTATGGtacttattttaataaaaaaatatttaaaatatttgattatttaattaaatattattaactatattttatttattatttttacaaatttcaaataaataaataaataaggaaTTCGATACACTTTGTCCCGGTATGGCAGGAGCCCTGCCATAGTTCTGCCACCATGGCAGAGGCCTGCCAAATCCGGGACTTAGTGTCCAGGATTGTAATAGTTttataaagttttaaaaaatggtttatttttataaattttttataattttatattattttaataaaaaagccACATTTACATGTATCGCGTGCTTATATAGTTTATgatagttttatttatttattaattatttgaatcaagaattttttatttttaaatgaatGATTCTTTCATATTTTTTACGAGGCATATAATTATCTTAAAATTTATAATGTAGATAAATATATGATTGaattgaaaaatataaataaagatataactgaaataaatacataaaaaagagactattttaagaaaataaaaaaatataagtaaaaattatataattattaagaCATAATCGTAATTTCAAATAAAACACCGCTGAAGaacaaaatggtaatttatctGTTTGGTACAAGTATAATTAGTACATGTATAACTTATCATATCTAATCCCGTGTTTTTTTCGTCATactatttatccatctattaattatttattttatatcaatcaaataattgaatttaaattactatattacccttataaataatattattcatattttatttattcttaaaagaacaaaatgatcatttatcatttttatataaatttaatcaatcaaatcaaataaactataatctattaatcaaatcaaaaactatattaactatcattttttatttattttatattacattatattacttatctatgtattatttatctcatcatcgaaccaaacgatatcttttaaagtttatcaGCATGTAAACGTCAACTTTAATTAATAGTATAGATGATAAAAGATTATCGGTTGTGTTGCGGTCTGCTGGGCTGATCTCTCTCTTTCATTTTCTTGTTTGCCTTCCAAATTAAATCTAGGAATTCCATGTTTTCCAATTCAATGATTAAGATtatacattaaaaataatatatagtaTATTGATGCAAAATATTGAATTAATTGCATGAATCAATCGATATGACTTTTGTGACTTGTATGCATAGCCATAGTTAATATGAAGCCTATTATGCATGTAAAAATCCTCCTATTAACCCAATCAATGAGGAATGCATTAAAACTTGCACAAATTTAAGTTATTTACAGGTTCTATAATTACAGACAATCTTTTCTATTTTGCCTAGGATGATGGCAATCCTAAGTAAACAAACAAGAACACAGTAATTCTATACaaatttggaaaatttttaaaaataaatattagagAACGAGAAAAGGTCACCAAAATTTCAAGCTAATTATGTACAGATGGATCTCCAACCACCAGAATTGAATTACTCTGTTCTTGCCAACCTTCTCTCAGTTGCATCAAAACAAAAACAGAGCTCTGAAGCTCGCCCGAAGACTTCAGCAATTCGGATGAATAAGGATATGGCATCAGAAAGAATTCCAGATCAGCAGACTTGATATTCATCATATGTACATGCCAATACTGCTTCCACATGAAAAACAGAAGAGAGCAACAATTATCACCAGGAAAGTAAGAGTCACATTAACTTGGACTCGAGGGCGAACTCAAGAAACTGGGAAGTAGGAggtgatgattatttttttttttaaacagacTAAATAAATTGTCAAGTTTTCCCATTGGAGAAGGGGGAACCAATCACGCCGACTGGAACAGATTCAGGATGAAACTCTCATAGGAATCATATTAGTAGCATACTGGGAATTTAGCAAAGAGGGTAGACCTGGTGTAATTACAGTGGAAATGTAACGTGTGTTCTTATTTCAAAGGCTGCCGTTCACTGGCCCACCAGCTAGTGTTTTCATATGCCAACACATCATAATTCATAAACTATTTTTCccacttaaataattaaaataaactaaTAATTATAACTTCCAGAAATTAACCAATTACACATAAAGAAATCCCGGAAAAACTTTTAATCCAAAAGCTTTAGATGACAAAAGTTAGCCAATCAACATTTGGATCACAAACGcaaatatttaagttttggaagATTATCTCGGAAACAGAAGGTGGAGGTAAAGTACCTGAAGATGGCACAAAGATCAGATCTTCAATACATTTCAGCCTGTCGAGGCAAATCTTGCTGCAAACGTGCAGCCATTTCATAATTATCAGGCTAATGCAAAACACATCTTCTTTTGCAGGCTGGATATTTCAGCATTTCAGAGAAGATCAACTGTGCCGCTTGGATCTGAACACCACTCTGACGAACAAAAAGCTCATGAAGAATATATGGCCAACTCCATAAGATGCATGATAAAAGTTAAGCATCTTGCATCTCACTTCAAAACACATGTTACTCCATAGCAAGAAACCGTCGTCAATTTTGGCGAACGACTAATCCATCAAATAAGAccaatcaaattaaaaaaacactATTCATTGGACAGTTGGAGCAAACCACGCATCTGGAGGTATGGATTCTCCAAAAGCTTTTCATTGTTGCTCTGTAAATAGAAGCATAACCCACATCAAATCCCAGAATGTTTCATGATCACAAGAAGAAAGCGCATTTACGAAGATTCTGTTGTGTGCACTGGTATCACAGAATAAATGCTAAGTCTATTCTCCGTGGGACAAAAGTATTAGCAAACCAAGATGAGAGATTGTAAATAAGAGAAGGAAAAAGGAAAACGTCTATCAGAACATCAAATACCAAGCATTATTTGCATGTTACAGGAATCCCTTGTTAGTTCCGCATATTTTTGCTTGTGAATAAACTTGGGATGTATGTCATGCTTTGCATTTAGCCATTTACGTCACACGTGTTATTTGTGAGAACAGGGCCCCACTAAATTTTCAGATCAAAAGAAACCCAGTGTCATATATCTGGACAACAAAGGATGCAACACAAACTGAACTTCCTATTCATATGTTTCTGTTTTCTTCTATTTCAATAAGTATATTTTCCGAAACAGCCAAAGCTAACCCAATACCACATGTTTCatccaattaaataattattaaaaaatcaCCTGCTGAGCTCTTAAAACAAGACTTTGAAGCATGCGTTGGTAACTTTCTGGTTCCTCTGTCATCATCCTCTGCCAAATATAAATTGTTATGAGGTTTAATATTGTTACAGTCACATTTCACAGCTCAACATCAGCAAAGGACATCAAATACTTGCCTTTAAAAGAAAGGTTGAAGAGTAATATGCCACTCTAGCATCTGTATCATCCAACAATTCCCTGCCAAATACgcataaaaatatattctttTAAATGGTCATTAAAATGTAAGATTCTGATCGTCAAAGAGTGTAAACTGAAAAGTTACCTAAAGAATTCTTCTCCACCTACTTCAGAGAAAGAAGCAGGATCTGCTGTACATTTACCAATTAAAAGTAAGAGAAGTGTAGCTCTAATATCTGATGTGCCACCTGGAAGATTACCTCTTCCTTTGCTACCTACAGAGACACCCAATGCAATATTATCGGTAGCGGCACCTGCAAGCTGGATCAAAGGCCAATACAATAAGGCAGCAGGAACACGAGCAACCAATTGCATGGGAACAATGGCTTGTCCATGAAGAAGCAGTGCTGCCATGGATGCAGTCTCCAAGTTTGAATAATGTACATCTTTCCCATGTTTGCTGTTCTCATCTCCAATAATATCATCCTGGCCAAGGTTCTCATTAAAGGAGAAACGCTCTGCACCCTCCACCTTCCTTTTCCAATCTGAATCACTAGAATCTTTTACTTGCTTCATATCTCCAAATGGCATATGGACTGCTTTCAAGCACAATTGAGAGAACAGAATATCACACATCTGTTCATGCAGAGGAAAAGAAAACAACAGAGTATTAGTATACACAACAAAAATATTCATACGACCTCACTTCCGTTTAATACACAAGCTACTCGATTATCAAGCAGTATCAATGTAAAGCATATCCCTGCCAGCAAATTATTCTTTATCTGCAGAGTAGTAAGAAAGGCAGAGAAATATATCTGTTTGCCTAAGTTTCTCTGTCCTAGTAAAAGTATGACATCCCAAGACAAGGTCAGACACTTAAAAACATTAATACTTTCACCAACAGCAATATTCATGCATGCCATAATACAGCATGTCATGTAAAAAATAATATCCTGAGAGGGAATCTCAAGTTTCTCCAAGCATTCACCAACAGATCCCTTGGCAGTACTCTACCATGAGAGGATAAAAATATAGAAGAGAAACCACATGGCCAATGGCCTTGATGTCTTCAACAAACATTTTGAGAAATGTGCTCTTCACCTCCTTCCTTAACATAAGTGGATGAGGCCGTACCATTAAAGCTATATTGGATAAATTTATACTTCTTCATATCAGTCTTCCAGGTTAAATACATTTTAACAAATAACATTATAGATTATTTACCTTCAGAATATTCATACGGTCAGTTTCAgttatttgagccatcaaggATAAGGCACTGCTCATAATATCGATCACTGTATTTGCTTTCTCAAGACGACTCTTGTCAGGTATATGTACTGCAGAATCACCTCTTATTACATGCTGGACTTCACTCTCATCAAGCAAAAATTTGCACCTTATCAGCAGCCGCTCCAGCACAAATAGAAATCCCCATCGGATATGGCTATTTTTAGATTTGAGAAGCCCGCACAAAAGCCAAATTGATATAGGTACATCAAAATCAGCAGAATAGTCATTAACTGCAGCAAGGGATATTTTCTGCTCCAAGCTGTTAATGTTCGACCAGAGACTCACATCTCCTTCCTCACTTATTTCAGCAACGAGTATGTCCCCTAGCCACAAATACCCATTGTGACGATAAGCATCCCGCTCAGAATGTAGAAGAGAATGCAAAGTTGTCCAAGAGAGCTTTGCCTTCACAGCACCAACACTCCCAAGACCTCCACCAAGGCTTTTGACATACTTGAATGATTTCGTGATTTGAATCATTTGATTAAATTCTTGGTCAAGGTGAGTGAATGATCCTATGAGGGTGTCAAATTTCTCCACAACTTTCTCTAAAAGCTGCAACAGATATTGTTCAATTTaaattaatggatttttaatcaaaACCCACTTCTTACATGTATGTGTGAGCAAAATCGAAAAAAATTCCTAATCCACCCCTACAAGGAATTACAAGTGGGAAAAGGGGTCCAAGGCATGCAGTTTGTTAAGAAAACTAGTAAAAGGTTTGAAGAGCAACGACTAAAAAGTGGAAAATTAAGACGTCTTTAGCAATCGGCAATCCAATAGAACTGCACATTTTAGAGAATCAAGCCTTTAACCAGGGAAAAAAACAGAGAGAGAATGGCATTGAGGTAGGAAGTTtagaacataaaacataagctaCTCTTAAAACCTTCTTGTGTGTAAAACTGAATCTCAAATAGACTTGTCCTAGTACTTATTCACACgggaaataaaatataaagCCATGATTGTGCCGACAAATAAAGAAGTCGAAGTTTACCATCACAAGGCGATCGTTATTAGGATACGTGGACAATGCGGTAGAAACAGATCTCCTCAACAGTTCCACAATACCTTCAACACCCAGCTTGACAGAAATATGCATAGCTTCAGGCGCATCTGCAAGCATGAGCAAGGTAGCAATAGGTCGAACCTCATCATCACTATACTCAGAAACTCCAGATGCCATGCACGTCTCATTTATTTTATGCAAAACATAGTCAAAGAGCACCagatatagatttcttctttccTCTCTTGAATTTGAAAACACAAACTGCATTCCAAAACAAAAAGGCATATAGATTTAGCAATATTTCTACGTGCACTTTGTGCCTCAAAAAGACCCCCAAAAAATGTATCTTCAATAAAGCATAATTAAAGGAGACTGACAAGCTTGGAATTCAATGAGTGGAAAACCAGAAAGTGTAGGTTTATGGCCGTATTCAAAAGCACACTAAAAATGAAAGGTTGAAAGCatgatttatataaaaaaaattaataattcccATTCAAAATCTGTTCCACTATCTCCTTACATGGAACTATCATTTTCACAGCATATCAGCATCAAGGGGAAAGTGACAAGCGGAGCACTTCGCTCAATCTCTTTCAAAACTCATTCCAGTAGGGACTACCACTAAAATATGAAAGATTCAACTGTTCAATCAACAGAATTACcactaaaatttttattatgtgGTAAATGGAGGGACCACCACAATAAGAAGTACAGCAAAAACTTTCAAGGATGAACACAAATCAGGCGCATTCAGCTAGTTATAAGGGTGGATTATTCACAATAATGCATTCATTACAGCATAGATAAAAGATGACGAAGCTAAGTTTTTTAACTTAGGAAAAGGTAGATCAAGTCCTTCAATTCTTAATGTCAAAAAAAATACAATCTTCTCTAGCACAGCAAACTCACGCTATTTTCCACGAATTAATTAGAATAATACCTCCACAAATATAAAATCAATTCCCCCAATCAGGTCAACTTGCTTAATAATAAACAATGGGGCAGTTGAAACAACTTTCTCAGGTAGCTCGGACACTTCATAAAACATGTTAGTCATCATGCAAATAAGCTTGCAATGAACTATTTGTGCCCAAGAGTTTCTTCGGCTGATCTGCACGAGTGCCTTAATAACCTGTGAAAATAGAATTCAAAGCTAAAATATAAATGTTTGCCCATAGAATAAATACCCAAACAGAAGGTAGAGGGAGAGCTCAAATCCCACACAATGAGAAAACTGGAAAAACAAGTACAAATTAGAAATAAACAGTCTTTTCATAGCTAGTACAGATGGAAAATAAAGTTTTATAAATGGCGAAGGATATATATCATATACGACTTCAATTGATCATGAAATATTCCACGACTACTTGGAATGACATAATCATTATTTTCTCAACAACTGACGTACTTTTTTTTTATAGGAAACTTACTAgcattaataataaaaaagagATGATTACAAAGATTACTACTGAAATAAGGCTGTAGATGTACTCACTCTAATATCAAGACCTTTTAATCTGCTCCTCCGAATTTTGCCTCTATCACAGACAAAATACAGTAAACAGCTCAAGGAAGAAGCCCAGACAGACTCTTCTTTCTCTTCAATCTGAGAAACAGTCGTGTATCTCTGAGGAACTTTGATACAAGAAAAAATATTCGAATTTGAAGATATGAAGATATTGAAACATATAAAAAAAAGCTAGTTGGGGTGAGGGGGGGGCCATGACGGCACCACCAAtcagataaaaaaatataaactcgAGTAGCAATAATTTAGCCACATTATTAGAATTTAGAAATATATCTCATTAGTTTGGTACTACGTTTGGAGGACATTTTCAGCTTACGTGGTCTAAACAAATACACACACGGAGTAACAGAGAAAAACTAAAGCAAAATTCACTGAAGACTCTTTCTGAGTAATCATTAATTTCAATACAATGGAGCAATCCGAAAATTTCACGAGTAAAAGATACTTAACTAGATAATTGATGTCTCTCATAATCACAATATTTTAGTTTTTCACCAGTATGGAGACCAATGCATACCATCACGATAAGCCTCCAACAAGTTGGGTTGCAAATGCCAGAATTTCATTCTAGTCAACATAAAACCTACACACATGTGATtccattctttttttttcttgaaatgaTAGTTCATTATCATAAACCAAAAAAGAGAGCAATGTACAAGGTCCACTGAACAGAGGCCCACCTGGCATTACAAAAAAAACCATTCGCGGGCCAAATTTCTAACCTATATTATCATGATAACCAGGAATTTTATAGTTaattttgagaaaaaatatttaaaattcactCTAAAAGCATCAAACCATTACAGAAGAAAAATCAGAATTTACACCGCTCCTAGcatatcatatcaaattcaATGGAATCACAAAAGCGCTGAGGAATAACGTAAAATGAcagataaaaaattttaaattgcaGTAAAATAAGAGGCAATTTCATTTATTCGCTATTGGGTGTATTTTCTGGGAGAATAAATGTATTCCCAGGAAAATTTTATGGCTAGTAAACATAATTTTTTGCAGAGACATCAAAAGCAAGGAATAAAAACGAGTGACTCACAAGCACATCCATGACTGatccaaaaaaaaagaaaagaaattgcCATGTTCATCGCAGGCGGGCACAACTGTCAGCCAATACTTTACTACGTGATCAACTCTATGTTTAATTGGGATGAAAAGAAGAATATGAAGGGGAACCTCAACATCAACATAACAACGATGGCCTTCTTTTAATACATTGAAAAAGCAATTAGTAGAAGAAATAGTCAGATATCTAACTAACTAACTCAGTTTGGTTCACCATCAACAATGTGGAAGTTGGAGGACGAGATGGAATACTAA
Proteins encoded:
- the LOC140880657 gene encoding uncharacterized protein; protein product: MSTSYSPSRSPASFRMPLGGGGGGGVSRLRSSALKKPPEPLRRAVADCLSTAAPTNLEASRTLREYLATHATIDLAYVVILEHTLAERERSPAVVARCVSLIKRHLLRYKPSEETLLQIDRFCISIIAECDVNPNRKLAPWSRSLSQQSGTVPSINVNPLPVSSFATGALVKSLNYVRSLVAQHIPKRSFQPAAFAGAPSASRQLLPTLSSLLSRSFSVQLNPANGKESLESKDASVTSVSESPIAEEVDEIEDDEFLATDVFRWRWCGDQQSSLLLPKSELMLNSPEVRSRNFLEVGAAALLVGDMEAKMKGEAWRIFGSADMRYLDQLLQPSLLTTVTNSASAFSHLRAITALKRTKSGSNQIWEDSHSSTFRPRARPLFQYRHYSEQQPLRLNPVEVCEVIAAVHSETPSANSNLSTISSKLRHNGRPSMDVAVSVLVKLVIDMYVLDSETAAPLTLSMLEDMLNSSRVMSKARAFDLILNLGVHAHLLEPPAPDGSTVIEEEHPKEVYFENGAQISSMGKKKSNNINKRENSPAIDKFECWILGILFEILLHLVQIEEKEESVWASSLSCLLYFVCDRGKIRRSRLKGLDIRVIKALVQISRRNSWAQIVHCKLICMMTNMFYEVSELPEKVVSTAPLFIIKQVDLIGGIDFIFVEFVFSNSREERRNLYLVLFDYVLHKINETCMASGVSEYSDDEVRPIATLLMLADAPEAMHISVKLGVEGIVELLRRSVSTALSTYPNNDRLVMLLEKVVEKFDTLIGSFTHLDQEFNQMIQITKSFKYVKSLGGGLGSVGAVKAKLSWTTLHSLLHSERDAYRHNGYLWLGDILVAEISEEGDVSLWSNINSLEQKISLAAVNDYSADFDVPISIWLLCGLLKSKNSHIRWGFLFVLERLLIRCKFLLDESEVQHVIRGDSAVHIPDKSRLEKANTVIDIMSSALSLMAQITETDRMNILKMCDILFSQLCLKAVHMPFGDMKQVKDSSDSDWKRKVEGAERFSFNENLGQDDIIGDENSKHGKDVHYSNLETASMAALLLHGQAIVPMQLVARVPAALLYWPLIQLAGAATDNIALGVSVGSKGRGNLPGGTSDIRATLLLLLIGKCTADPASFSEVGGEEFFRELLDDTDARVAYYSSTFLLKRMMTEEPESYQRMLQSLVLRAQQSNNEKLLENPYLQMRGLLQLSNE